A DNA window from Micromonospora sp. NBC_01739 contains the following coding sequences:
- the rpoB gene encoding DNA-directed RNA polymerase subunit beta, with product MAASRPAKTSRTSSAFAPRRVSFGRITEHLEVPNLLAIQNESFDWLVGNEAWQGRSADDPHARSGLAEILDEISPIEDFSGTMSLSFSAPRFDEVKASIEECKEKDLTYCAPLFVTAEFTNNTTGEIKSQTVFMGDFPMMTPKGTFIINGTERVVVSQLVRSPGVYFDKQPDKTSDRDLSSVKVIPSRGAWLEFDIDKRDTVGVRIDRKRRQAVTVLLKAIGWSAERIREKFGWSELMMTTLEKDHIAGQDEALLDIYRKLRPGEPPTRENAQTLLDNLFFNPKRYDVAKVGRYKFNKKLELSVPITTGTLTEDDIVATVEYLCRLHAGEEGYEADDIDHFGNRRLRTVGELIQNQVRVGLSRMERVVRERMTTQDVEAITPQTLINIRPVVAAIREFFGTSQLSQFMDQTNPLAGLTHRRRLSALGPGGLSRERAGFEVRDVHPSHYGRMCPIETPEGPNIGLIGALSTFARVNPFGFIETPYRKVVDGRVTDQIDYLTADEEDRFVKAQANAPLRADGTFAEDRVLVRRKGGETEDVPPAAVDYMDVSPRQMTSVATAMIPFLEHDDANRALMGANMQRQAVPLVKAESPLVGTGMEYRAAVDAGDVVVAEVGGVVEDLCADYITVHQDDGHRRTYLLHKFRRSNAGSCVNQKPVVFEGDRVEAGQVIADGPCTDEGEMALGRNLLVAFMCWEGHNYEDAIILSQRLVQQDVLTSIHIEEHEVDARDTKLGPEEITRDIPNVSEEMLADLDERGIIRIGAEVVPGDILVGKVTPKGETELTPEERLLRAIFGEKAREVRDTSLKVPHGETGTVIGVRTFSREDGDELPPGVNELVRVYVAQKRKIQDGDKLAGRHGNKGVISKILPVEDMPFLEDGTPVDIVLNPLGVPSRMNIGQVLETHLGWVAKTGWKVEGDDAEWKRQLQSIGADSSEPDTNVATPVFDGAREEEISGLLASTLPNRDGKQLIGATGKAQLFDGRSGEPLPDPIAVGYIYILKLNHLVDDKIHARSTGPYSMITQQPLGGKAQFGGQRFGEMECWAMQAYGAAYALQELLTIKSDDVLGRVKVYEAIVKGENIPEPGIPESFKVLLKELQSLCLNVEVLSSDGVALEMRETDDEVFRAAEELGIDLSRREPSSVEEV from the coding sequence TTGGCAGCTTCCCGCCCTGCGAAGACCAGTCGTACGTCGAGCGCATTCGCTCCCCGCCGAGTTTCCTTCGGCCGGATCACCGAACACCTCGAGGTCCCCAACCTCCTCGCCATTCAGAACGAGTCCTTCGACTGGCTCGTCGGCAACGAGGCTTGGCAGGGCCGGTCGGCGGACGACCCGCACGCACGCTCGGGTCTCGCGGAAATTCTCGACGAGATCAGTCCCATTGAGGACTTTTCCGGCACCATGTCGCTGTCCTTCTCCGCCCCGCGCTTCGACGAGGTCAAGGCCTCGATCGAGGAGTGCAAGGAGAAGGACCTCACCTACTGCGCGCCACTGTTCGTGACCGCAGAGTTCACCAACAACACCACCGGCGAGATCAAGAGCCAGACGGTGTTCATGGGTGACTTCCCGATGATGACGCCGAAGGGCACCTTCATCATCAACGGCACCGAGCGGGTGGTGGTCAGCCAGCTCGTCCGTTCCCCGGGCGTCTACTTCGACAAGCAGCCGGACAAGACCTCCGACCGCGACCTCTCCAGCGTCAAGGTCATCCCGAGTCGGGGTGCCTGGCTGGAGTTCGACATCGACAAGCGCGACACGGTCGGCGTCCGCATCGACCGTAAGCGTCGGCAGGCCGTCACCGTGCTGCTCAAGGCCATCGGATGGTCGGCCGAGCGGATCCGTGAGAAGTTCGGCTGGTCCGAGCTGATGATGACCACGCTCGAGAAGGACCACATCGCCGGCCAGGACGAGGCGCTACTCGACATCTACCGGAAGCTGCGCCCTGGCGAGCCGCCGACCCGCGAGAACGCCCAGACTCTGCTCGACAACCTCTTCTTCAACCCGAAGAGGTACGACGTAGCCAAGGTCGGTCGGTACAAGTTCAACAAGAAGCTCGAGCTGAGCGTGCCGATCACCACCGGCACCCTGACCGAGGACGACATCGTCGCCACCGTGGAGTACCTCTGCCGGCTGCACGCCGGTGAGGAGGGCTACGAGGCCGACGACATCGACCACTTCGGCAACCGGCGGCTGCGTACCGTGGGTGAGCTGATCCAGAACCAGGTTCGGGTCGGCCTCTCCCGGATGGAGCGGGTGGTCCGCGAGCGGATGACGACTCAGGACGTCGAGGCGATCACGCCGCAGACCCTGATCAACATCCGCCCGGTGGTGGCCGCGATCCGGGAGTTCTTCGGCACCTCGCAGCTGTCCCAGTTCATGGACCAGACCAACCCGCTGGCGGGTCTGACCCACCGGCGCCGGCTGAGCGCGCTCGGCCCGGGTGGTCTGTCCCGGGAGCGGGCCGGCTTCGAGGTCCGTGACGTGCACCCGTCCCACTACGGCCGGATGTGCCCGATCGAGACGCCGGAAGGCCCGAACATCGGTCTGATCGGCGCCCTGTCCACCTTCGCCCGGGTCAACCCGTTCGGCTTCATCGAGACGCCGTACCGGAAGGTCGTCGACGGTCGGGTCACCGACCAGATCGACTACCTGACCGCGGACGAGGAGGACCGGTTCGTTAAGGCGCAGGCCAACGCGCCGCTGCGGGCCGACGGCACCTTCGCCGAGGACCGGGTCCTGGTCCGTCGTAAGGGCGGCGAGACCGAGGACGTACCCCCGGCGGCCGTGGACTACATGGACGTGTCGCCGCGGCAGATGACCTCGGTCGCGACCGCGATGATCCCGTTCCTGGAGCATGACGACGCCAACCGGGCCCTGATGGGCGCGAACATGCAGCGCCAGGCGGTGCCGCTGGTCAAGGCCGAGTCCCCGCTCGTCGGCACCGGCATGGAGTACCGTGCCGCCGTCGACGCCGGTGACGTGGTCGTGGCCGAGGTCGGCGGGGTGGTCGAGGACCTCTGCGCCGACTACATCACCGTCCACCAGGACGACGGCCACCGCCGTACCTACCTGCTGCACAAGTTCCGCCGCTCCAACGCCGGCTCCTGCGTCAACCAGAAGCCGGTGGTCTTCGAGGGCGACCGGGTCGAGGCCGGCCAGGTCATCGCCGACGGTCCGTGCACCGACGAAGGTGAGATGGCGCTCGGGCGCAACCTGCTCGTGGCGTTCATGTGCTGGGAGGGCCACAACTACGAGGACGCGATCATCCTGTCGCAGCGCCTCGTGCAGCAGGACGTGCTCACCTCGATCCACATCGAGGAGCACGAGGTCGACGCCCGGGACACCAAGCTCGGCCCGGAGGAGATCACCCGCGACATCCCGAACGTCAGCGAGGAGATGCTCGCCGACCTCGACGAGCGCGGCATCATCCGGATCGGCGCCGAGGTCGTTCCCGGCGACATCCTGGTCGGCAAGGTCACCCCGAAGGGTGAGACCGAGCTGACCCCGGAGGAGCGGCTGCTGCGCGCGATCTTCGGTGAGAAGGCGCGTGAGGTCCGGGACACCTCGCTGAAGGTGCCGCACGGCGAGACCGGCACGGTCATCGGTGTGCGTACCTTCTCCCGCGAGGACGGCGACGAGTTGCCGCCGGGCGTCAACGAGCTGGTGCGGGTCTACGTCGCCCAGAAGCGGAAGATCCAGGACGGCGACAAGCTCGCCGGCCGGCACGGCAACAAGGGCGTCATCTCCAAGATCCTGCCGGTCGAGGACATGCCGTTCCTGGAGGACGGCACCCCGGTCGACATCGTGCTCAACCCGCTGGGTGTACCCAGCCGGATGAACATCGGGCAGGTGCTGGAGACCCACCTGGGCTGGGTGGCCAAGACCGGTTGGAAGGTCGAGGGCGACGACGCCGAGTGGAAGCGTCAGCTGCAGAGCATCGGCGCGGACTCCTCGGAGCCGGACACCAACGTGGCCACTCCGGTCTTCGACGGTGCCCGCGAGGAGGAGATCTCCGGTCTGCTCGCCTCGACCCTGCCCAACCGGGACGGCAAGCAGCTGATCGGTGCCACCGGCAAGGCGCAGCTGTTCGACGGTCGCTCCGGCGAGCCGCTGCCGGACCCGATCGCGGTCGGCTACATCTACATCCTGAAGCTCAACCACCTGGTCGACGACAAGATCCACGCTCGGTCGACCGGTCCGTACTCGATGATCACTCAGCAGCCGCTGGGTGGTAAGGCGCAGTTCGGTGGCCAGCGCTTCGGTGAGATGGAGTGCTGGGCCATGCAGGCCTACGGTGCCGCGTACGCCCTGCAGGAGCTGTTGACGATCAAGTCCGACGACGTCCTCGGTCGGGTCAAGGTCTACGAGGCCATCGTCAAGGGCGAGAATATCCCCGAGCCGGGCATCCCGGAGTCGTTCAAGGTGCTGCTCAAGGAGCTCCAGTCGCTGTGCCTCAATGTTGAGGTGCTCTCCAGCGACGGCGTGGCCCTGGAGATGCGCGAGACCGACGACGAGGTGTTCCGCGCCGCGGAGGAACTCGGCATCGACCTGTCCCGGCGTGAGCCGAGCTCGGTCGAAGAGGTGTGA
- the fusA gene encoding elongation factor G: MAAADALANVRNIGIMAHIDAGKTTTTERILFYTGITYKIGEVHEGGAVMDWMEQEQERGITITSAATKCEWKGHTIQIIDTPGHVDFTVEVERSLRVLDGAVAVYDGVAGVEPQTENVWRQADKYNVPRMCFVNKLDRTGADFFRCVQMMIDRLNATPLVLQIPIGAESDFIGVVDLVEMRALTWRGETQKGEDYAVEEIPADLADSAAEWREKLMETLADVDDAVMEKYLEGEEISVEEVKAAIRRATIAGKANPVFTGTAFKNKGIQPMLDAVVAYLPSPLDIPAIEGTATDGETPLQRKPSVSEPFSGLAFKIQTDKHLGKLTYVRIYSGTLESGSQVVNSTKDRKERIGKIYQMHANKREERSTAKAGDIIAVQGLKQTTTGDTLCDPANPVILESMTFPEPVIEVAIEPKTKADQEKLSTAIQRLAEEDPTFRVKLDDQTGQTVISGMGELHLDILVDRMRREFNVEANIGKPQVAYRETIRRKVEKVEYTHKKQTGGSGQYARVIVSLEPLPLGNDAPTYEFANAVTGGRIPREFIPSVDAGAQDAMQYGILAGFPLVGVKLTLLDGQYHEVDSSEMAFKIAGSMVMKDAARKADPALLEPMMAVEVTTPEENMGDVIGDLNSRRGIIQAMEERSGARVVRALVPLSEMFGYVGDLRSKTQGRASYSMQFDSYAEVPASVAKEIIAKATGE; the protein is encoded by the coding sequence GTGGCCGCCGCAGACGCGCTCGCCAACGTACGCAACATCGGCATCATGGCGCACATCGATGCCGGTAAGACCACTACCACCGAGCGGATCCTGTTCTACACCGGTATCACGTACAAGATCGGTGAGGTTCATGAGGGCGGCGCCGTCATGGACTGGATGGAGCAGGAGCAGGAGCGCGGTATCACCATCACTTCCGCCGCCACGAAGTGCGAGTGGAAGGGCCACACGATCCAGATCATCGACACGCCCGGCCACGTCGACTTCACGGTCGAGGTGGAGCGGTCGCTTCGGGTGCTGGATGGTGCGGTCGCGGTCTACGACGGTGTGGCCGGCGTGGAGCCGCAGACGGAGAACGTCTGGCGTCAGGCGGACAAGTACAACGTCCCCCGGATGTGTTTCGTCAACAAGCTCGACCGCACCGGCGCGGACTTCTTCCGCTGCGTGCAGATGATGATCGACCGGCTGAACGCCACTCCGCTGGTGCTCCAGATCCCGATCGGCGCCGAGAGTGACTTCATCGGCGTGGTCGACCTGGTCGAGATGCGCGCCCTCACCTGGCGTGGCGAGACCCAGAAGGGTGAGGACTACGCGGTCGAGGAGATCCCGGCCGACCTGGCTGACTCCGCTGCCGAGTGGCGCGAGAAGCTGATGGAGACCCTGGCCGACGTCGACGACGCGGTGATGGAGAAGTACCTGGAGGGCGAGGAGATCTCCGTCGAGGAGGTCAAGGCCGCCATCCGTCGGGCCACCATCGCCGGCAAGGCCAACCCGGTCTTCACCGGTACCGCCTTCAAGAACAAGGGCATCCAGCCGATGCTGGACGCGGTCGTCGCGTACCTGCCCTCGCCGCTGGACATCCCGGCGATCGAGGGTACGGCCACCGACGGCGAGACCCCGTTGCAGCGCAAGCCCTCGGTCTCCGAGCCCTTCTCCGGCCTGGCCTTCAAGATCCAGACGGACAAGCACCTCGGCAAGCTCACCTACGTGCGGATCTACTCCGGCACCCTTGAGTCCGGCTCCCAGGTGGTCAACTCCACCAAGGACCGCAAGGAGCGGATCGGCAAGATCTACCAGATGCACGCCAACAAGCGGGAAGAGCGCAGCACCGCGAAGGCCGGCGACATCATCGCGGTGCAGGGTCTGAAGCAGACCACCACCGGTGACACCCTGTGCGACCCGGCGAACCCGGTGATCCTGGAGTCGATGACCTTCCCGGAGCCGGTCATCGAGGTGGCCATCGAGCCGAAGACCAAGGCCGACCAGGAGAAGCTCAGCACCGCCATCCAGCGGCTGGCCGAGGAGGACCCGACCTTCCGCGTCAAGCTGGACGATCAGACCGGTCAGACGGTCATCTCCGGCATGGGCGAGCTGCATCTGGACATCTTGGTCGACCGGATGCGCCGCGAGTTCAACGTCGAGGCGAACATCGGTAAGCCGCAGGTGGCGTACCGCGAGACCATCCGCCGCAAGGTGGAGAAGGTCGAGTACACCCACAAGAAGCAGACCGGTGGTTCCGGCCAGTACGCCCGGGTGATCGTCAGCCTGGAACCGCTGCCGCTGGGCAACGACGCCCCGACCTACGAGTTCGCCAACGCGGTCACCGGTGGCCGTATCCCCCGGGAGTTCATTCCCTCGGTGGACGCGGGTGCGCAGGACGCCATGCAGTACGGCATCCTGGCCGGCTTCCCGCTGGTGGGCGTCAAGCTGACGCTGCTGGACGGGCAGTACCACGAGGTCGACTCGTCGGAAATGGCGTTCAAGATCGCCGGTTCGATGGTGATGAAGGACGCGGCCCGCAAGGCCGATCCCGCGCTGCTCGAGCCGATGATGGCTGTTGAGGTCACCACTCCTGAGGAGAACATGGGTGACGTCATCGGCGACCTCAACTCCCGCCGTGGCATCATCCAGGCGATGGAGGAGCGCAGCGGCGCCCGCGTCGTCCGGGCTCTGGTGCCGCTGTCGGAGATGTTCGGCTACGTCGGCGACCTGCGGTCGAAGACCCAGGGCCGGGCTAGCTACAGCATGCAGTTCGACTCCTACGCCGAGGTTCCGGCCTCGGTGGCCAAGGAGATCATCGCCAAGGCGACGGGTGAGTGA
- the rpsL gene encoding 30S ribosomal protein S12 has translation MPTIQQLVRKGRQAKTTKTKTPALKGSPQRRGVCTRVYTTTPKKPNSALRKVARVKLSSQVEVTAYIPGVGHNLQEHSIVLVRGGRVKDLPGVRYKIVRGSLDTQGVRNRKQARSRYGAKKEKS, from the coding sequence GTGCCCACGATCCAACAGCTGGTCCGAAAGGGCCGCCAGGCGAAGACCACCAAGACCAAGACCCCGGCGCTGAAGGGTTCCCCTCAGCGGCGCGGCGTGTGCACCCGCGTGTACACCACCACCCCGAAGAAGCCGAACTCGGCGCTGCGCAAGGTTGCTCGTGTCAAGCTCAGCAGCCAGGTCGAGGTGACCGCCTACATCCCGGGCGTCGGGCACAACCTGCAGGAGCACTCGATCGTGCTCGTCCGCGGTGGCCGTGTGAAGGACCTCCCCGGCGTGCGTTACAAGATCGTCCGCGGCTCGCTGGACACCCAGGGTGTCCGCAACCGCAAGCAGGCGCGCAGCCGTTACGGCGCGAAGAAGGAGAAGAGCTGA
- the rpsG gene encoding 30S ribosomal protein S7, translating into MPRKGPAPRKPLVADPVYNSPLVTQLVNKILLRGKRQLAERIVYAALEGCREKSGTDPVVTLKRAMDNVKPTLEVRSRRVGGATYQVPVEVRPARATTLGLRWLVTYSRARREKTMVERLMNELLDASNGLGAAVKRREDTHKMAESNKAFAHYRW; encoded by the coding sequence ATGCCGCGTAAGGGACCTGCCCCGCGTAAGCCGCTGGTCGCTGACCCGGTGTACAACTCGCCGCTGGTCACCCAGCTGGTAAACAAGATCCTGCTCCGCGGCAAGCGTCAGCTCGCCGAGCGCATCGTCTACGCCGCCCTGGAGGGCTGCCGCGAGAAGAGTGGCACCGATCCGGTCGTCACCCTCAAGCGCGCGATGGACAACGTCAAGCCGACCCTCGAGGTCCGCAGCCGCCGTGTCGGTGGCGCGACCTACCAGGTTCCGGTCGAGGTCCGTCCGGCCCGGGCCACCACCCTGGGCCTGCGCTGGCTGGTCACCTACTCCCGCGCCCGCCGCGAGAAGACCATGGTCGAGCGACTGATGAACGAGCTGCTGGACGCGAGCAACGGCCTCGGCGCCGCCGTCAAGCGGCGTGAGGACACCCACAAGATGGCGGAGTCCAACAAGGCCTTCGCGCACTACCGCTGGTAA
- a CDS encoding DNA-directed RNA polymerase subunit beta', whose translation MLDVNFFDELRIGLATADDIRQWSHGEVKKPETINYRTLKPEKDGLFCEKIFGPQRDWECYCGKYKRVRFKGIICERCGVEVTRSKVRRERMGHIELAAPVTHIWYFKGVPSRLGYLLDLAPKDLEKIIYFASYVVTSVDAESRHRDLSTIENEILAEKRQSENSRDSEIEKRAAKLEADLAELEAEGAKADVRRKVKEGGEREMRQIRDRAQREIDRLDEVLDTFRKLEPKQLVTDELLYRELRDRFGEYFTGGMGAEAIKALVQNMDLDAEAESLRETIRTGKGQRKIRALKRLKVVAAFQNTRNSPLGMVLDCVPVIPPDLRPMVQLDGGRFATSDLNDLYRRVINRNNRLKRLIDLGAPEIIVNNEKRMLQEAVDALFDNGRRGRPVTGPGNRPLKSLSDMLKGKQGRFRQNLLGKRVDYSGRSVIVVGPKLKLHQCGLPKQMALELFKPFVMKRLVDLNHAQNIKSAKRMVERQRPVVWDVLEEVIGEHPVLLNRAPTLHRLGIQAFEPQLVEGKAIQIHPLVCTAFNADFDGDQMAVHVPLSAEAQAEARILMLSSNNILKPADGKPVTMPTQDMVIGLYHLTHLTTGERGEGRAFSSDAEARMAYDNGELHLQAPVKIRLQGVVEVDNGAGGQPWTPPEDWTPGQPLTVETTLGRVLFNETLPQGYRYVNYEIRKGQLSAIVNDLAERFPKVALAATLDGLKEAGFHWATWSGVTIGMEDVIAPPRKREILEKYEKEADRIDKQYQRGLMTAEERRGELIEIWTKATNEVAKEMDTALPQENPLWKMINSGARGNLLQLRQIAAIRGLVANPKGEIIPRPIKASYREGLSVLEYFISTHGARKGLADTALRTADSGYLTRRLVDVSQDVIIREEDCGTDRAIPMQIGQQLDGRLVVHEHAETSVHARTLADDIKGPDGTVVAERGSDINSILVDKIVAAGVETVRVRSVLTCESKLGVCGACYGRSLPTGKIVDVGEAVGIIAAQSIGEPGTQLTMRTFHTGGVAGEDITQGLPRVQEIFEARIPKGKAPIADTPGRIRIEDGERSRKIVVIPDDGSDEIVYDKISKRVRLRAHDGDHVEVGEKLTEGTIDPHELLRILGPRAVQVHLTQEVQEVYRSQGVLIHDKHIEIIIRQMLKRVTVIDSGSTEFLPGVLVDRALFESENRRLVGEGGEPAAGRPVLMGITKASLATDSWLSAASFQETTRVLTDAAIHARSDSLIGLKENVIIGKLIPAGTGISKYRNVRVEPTEEAKAKVYSMTGYPETDYGFGPASGQAVPLDDFDFGSYR comes from the coding sequence GTGCTCGACGTCAACTTCTTCGACGAGCTGCGCATCGGCCTTGCGACTGCGGACGACATCCGTCAGTGGTCGCACGGTGAGGTCAAGAAGCCCGAGACGATCAACTACCGCACCCTCAAGCCGGAGAAGGACGGGCTCTTCTGCGAGAAGATCTTCGGTCCGCAGCGGGACTGGGAGTGCTACTGCGGTAAGTACAAGCGGGTCCGCTTCAAGGGCATCATCTGTGAGCGCTGCGGCGTCGAGGTGACCCGCTCGAAGGTCCGCCGGGAGCGGATGGGCCACATCGAGCTGGCCGCCCCGGTGACCCACATCTGGTACTTCAAGGGTGTGCCGAGCCGGCTGGGTTACCTGCTGGACCTCGCCCCGAAGGACCTCGAGAAGATCATCTACTTCGCCTCGTACGTCGTGACGAGCGTTGACGCCGAGTCGCGTCACCGTGACCTCTCGACCATCGAGAACGAGATCCTGGCCGAGAAGCGGCAGTCGGAGAACAGCCGCGACTCGGAGATCGAGAAGCGGGCCGCCAAGCTGGAGGCCGACCTGGCCGAGCTGGAGGCCGAGGGCGCGAAGGCGGACGTCCGGCGCAAGGTCAAGGAGGGCGGAGAGCGCGAGATGCGCCAGATCCGCGACCGGGCCCAGCGCGAGATCGACCGCCTGGACGAGGTGCTGGACACCTTCCGCAAGCTGGAGCCGAAGCAGCTGGTCACCGACGAGCTGCTCTACCGCGAGCTGCGGGACCGCTTCGGCGAGTACTTCACCGGTGGCATGGGCGCCGAGGCGATCAAGGCCCTGGTGCAGAACATGGACCTCGACGCCGAGGCGGAGAGCCTGCGGGAGACCATCCGTACCGGTAAGGGTCAGCGGAAGATCCGGGCGCTCAAGCGGCTGAAGGTCGTGGCGGCGTTCCAGAACACCCGCAACTCGCCGCTGGGCATGGTGCTGGACTGCGTACCGGTGATCCCGCCGGACCTGCGTCCGATGGTGCAGCTCGACGGTGGCCGGTTCGCTACCAGCGACCTGAACGACCTGTACCGCCGGGTGATCAACCGGAACAACCGGCTCAAGCGACTGATCGACCTCGGCGCCCCCGAGATCATCGTCAACAACGAGAAGCGGATGCTCCAGGAGGCCGTCGACGCGCTGTTCGACAACGGCCGTCGGGGCCGGCCGGTCACCGGTCCGGGTAACCGTCCGCTGAAGTCGCTGTCCGACATGCTCAAGGGCAAGCAGGGCCGGTTCCGTCAGAACCTGCTGGGCAAGCGCGTCGACTACTCCGGCCGTTCGGTCATCGTGGTCGGCCCGAAGCTCAAGCTGCACCAGTGCGGCCTGCCCAAGCAGATGGCGCTGGAGCTGTTCAAGCCGTTCGTGATGAAGCGGCTGGTCGACCTCAACCACGCCCAGAACATCAAGTCCGCCAAGCGGATGGTCGAGCGGCAGCGGCCGGTCGTGTGGGACGTGCTGGAAGAGGTCATCGGCGAGCACCCGGTGCTGCTCAACCGCGCACCGACCCTGCACCGACTGGGCATCCAGGCCTTCGAGCCGCAGCTGGTCGAGGGCAAGGCCATCCAGATCCACCCGCTGGTCTGCACCGCGTTCAACGCCGACTTCGACGGTGACCAGATGGCGGTGCACGTGCCGCTGTCCGCCGAGGCCCAGGCCGAGGCGCGGATCCTGATGCTGTCGTCGAACAACATCCTCAAGCCGGCCGACGGCAAGCCGGTCACCATGCCCACCCAGGACATGGTCATCGGCCTGTACCACCTCACCCACCTCACCACCGGTGAGCGGGGCGAGGGCCGGGCGTTCAGCTCGGACGCCGAGGCGCGGATGGCGTACGACAACGGCGAGCTGCACCTCCAGGCACCGGTCAAGATCCGGCTGCAGGGTGTGGTCGAGGTCGACAACGGCGCTGGTGGGCAGCCGTGGACCCCGCCGGAGGACTGGACCCCGGGTCAGCCGCTGACGGTGGAGACCACCCTGGGCCGGGTGCTGTTCAACGAGACCCTGCCGCAGGGCTACCGGTACGTGAACTACGAGATCCGCAAGGGTCAGCTCTCCGCGATCGTCAACGACCTCGCCGAGCGGTTCCCGAAGGTGGCCCTGGCGGCCACCCTCGACGGGCTCAAGGAGGCCGGTTTCCACTGGGCCACCTGGTCCGGCGTGACCATCGGCATGGAGGACGTCATCGCTCCGCCGCGCAAGCGGGAGATCCTGGAGAAGTACGAGAAGGAAGCCGACCGGATCGACAAGCAGTACCAGCGTGGTCTGATGACCGCCGAGGAGCGTCGCGGCGAGCTCATCGAGATCTGGACCAAGGCGACCAACGAGGTCGCCAAGGAGATGGACACCGCGCTGCCGCAGGAGAACCCACTGTGGAAGATGATCAACTCGGGTGCTCGCGGTAACCTGCTCCAGCTCCGGCAGATCGCGGCGATCCGTGGTCTGGTGGCCAACCCGAAGGGTGAGATCATCCCGCGGCCGATCAAGGCCAGCTACCGGGAGGGTCTGTCCGTGCTGGAGTACTTCATCTCCACCCACGGTGCCCGTAAGGGTCTCGCGGACACCGCCCTGCGTACCGCCGACTCGGGTTACCTGACCCGTCGTCTGGTGGACGTCTCGCAGGACGTCATCATCCGCGAGGAGGACTGCGGTACCGACCGGGCCATCCCGATGCAGATCGGTCAGCAGCTCGACGGCCGGCTGGTGGTGCACGAGCACGCGGAGACCAGCGTGCACGCCCGTACCCTGGCCGACGACATCAAGGGGCCGGACGGCACCGTCGTCGCCGAGCGGGGCTCGGACATCAACTCGATCCTGGTCGACAAGATCGTCGCCGCCGGGGTGGAGACCGTCCGGGTGCGCAGCGTGCTCACCTGCGAGTCGAAGCTGGGCGTCTGTGGTGCGTGCTACGGCCGCTCGCTGCCGACCGGCAAGATCGTGGACGTCGGCGAGGCGGTCGGCATCATCGCCGCCCAGTCGATCGGTGAGCCGGGTACCCAGCTGACGATGCGTACCTTCCACACCGGTGGTGTCGCGGGTGAGGACATCACCCAGGGTCTGCCCCGTGTCCAGGAGATCTTCGAGGCCCGGATCCCGAAGGGCAAGGCGCCGATCGCCGACACCCCCGGCCGGATCCGGATCGAGGACGGCGAGCGGTCGCGCAAGATCGTCGTGATCCCGGACGACGGCAGCGACGAGATCGTGTACGACAAGATCTCGAAGCGGGTCCGGCTGCGGGCGCACGACGGCGACCACGTCGAGGTCGGCGAGAAGCTCACCGAGGGCACCATCGACCCGCACGAGCTGCTGCGCATCCTCGGCCCGCGCGCGGTCCAGGTCCACCTGACCCAGGAGGTCCAGGAGGTCTACCGCTCGCAGGGTGTGCTCATCCACGACAAGCACATCGAGATCATCATCCGCCAGATGCTCAAGCGGGTGACGGTCATCGACTCCGGCTCGACCGAGTTCCTGCCGGGTGTGCTGGTCGACCGGGCGCTGTTCGAGTCGGAGAACCGCCGGCTCGTCGGCGAGGGCGGCGAGCCCGCAGCCGGACGTCCGGTGCTGATGGGTATCACCAAGGCCTCGCTGGCCACCGACTCCTGGCTCTCGGCGGCCTCCTTCCAGGAGACCACCCGGGTGCTGACCGACGCGGCGATCCACGCCCGCAGCGACTCGCTGATCGGTCTCAAGGAGAACGTGATCATCGGTAAGCTCATCCCGGCCGGTACCGGCATCAGCAAGTACCGCAACGTCCGGGTCGAGCCGACCGAGGAGGCCAAGGCCAAGGTCTACTCGATGACCGGATACCCGGAGACCGACTACGGCTTCGGGCCGGCCAGCGGCCAGGCGGTTCCGCTGGACGACTTCGACTTCGGGTCGTACCGCTAA